A single genomic interval of Chrysemys picta bellii isolate R12L10 chromosome 8, ASM1138683v2, whole genome shotgun sequence harbors:
- the CXXC5 gene encoding CXXC-type zinc finger protein 5 isoform X3 gives MSNSGAPQDAGNKPNMLDRNNQEDSQPPVNSERRNKSGIISEPLNKSLKKSRPLSHYSTFSSSSLVSEHSEKGTSLANGNEATTVDKSHSTSKHKNISSMLSKSDRASEISSEGQISLQQFAQSTDMLKRVVQEHIPLPNDHGTGISDMEAVSAAETMNSPSDFPYLGAFPINPGLFIMTPAGVFLAESALHMAGLAEYPMQNELASAINSGKKKRKRCGMCPPCRRRINCEQCSSCRNRKTGHQICKFRKCEELKKKPSAALEKVMLPTGAAFRWFQ, from the exons ATGTCTAATTCTGGCGCCCCTCAAGACGCTGGTAACAAGCCCAACATGTTGGACAGAAATAACCAAGAGGACTCGCAACCCCCTGTCAACTCCGAGAGGAGGAACAAAAGTGGGATCATAAGTGAACCTTTGAACAAAAGTCTTAAGAAATCGCGTCCGCTCTCCCACTACTccaccttcagcagcagcagcttggtaagCGAACATTCAGAGAAAGGAACCTCCTTAGCTAATGGCAATGAAGCAACAACTGTGGATAAAAGTCACTCTACCTCAAAGCACAAAAACATCTCTAGTATGCTGAGCAAATCAGACAGGGCGTCAGAAATCTCATCAGAAGGACAGATCAGCCTACAACAGTTTGCTCAGTCTACAGATATGCTCAAAAGAGTGGTACAGGAGCACATTCCTTTACCAAATGACCACGGGACTGGTATCTCTGATATGGAAGCGGTCTCAGCTGCAGAGACAATGAACAGCCCATCTGATTTTCCTTACCTGGGGGCTTTTCCCATAAACCCAGGCCTTTTCATTATGACCCCTGCTGGCGTGTTTCTGGCAGAGAGCGCGCTCCATATGGCTGGCTTGGCAGAGTACCCGATGCAGAATGAATTGGCATCTGCCATCAATTCTGGGAAAAAGAAACGGAAAAGATGTGGCATGTgccctccgtgccgaagacggaTAAACTGCGAGCAGTGCAGCAGTTGTAGGAATCGCAAAACTGGCCACCAGATTTGCAAATTCCGAAAATGTGAGGAACTCAAAAAGAAGCCGTCTGCAGCGCTGGAG aAGGTGATGCTTCCTACAGGAGCTGCATTCAGA
- the CXXC5 gene encoding CXXC-type zinc finger protein 5 isoform X2, whose amino-acid sequence MSNSGAPQDAGNKPNMLDRNNQEDSQPPVNSERRNKSGIISEPLNKSLKKSRPLSHYSTFSSSSLVSEHSEKGTSLANGNEATTVDKSHSTSKHKNISSMLSKSDRASEISSEGQISLQQFAQSTDMLKRVVQEHIPLPNDHGTGISDMEAVSAAETMNSPSDFPYLGAFPINPGLFIMTPAGVFLAESALHMAGLAEYPMQNELASAINSGKKKRKRCGMCPPCRRRINCEQCSSCRNRKTGHQICKFRKCEELKKKPSAALEAATAKRRKSPPQDKSSCIVTEPQRH is encoded by the exons ATGTCTAATTCTGGCGCCCCTCAAGACGCTGGTAACAAGCCCAACATGTTGGACAGAAATAACCAAGAGGACTCGCAACCCCCTGTCAACTCCGAGAGGAGGAACAAAAGTGGGATCATAAGTGAACCTTTGAACAAAAGTCTTAAGAAATCGCGTCCGCTCTCCCACTACTccaccttcagcagcagcagcttggtaagCGAACATTCAGAGAAAGGAACCTCCTTAGCTAATGGCAATGAAGCAACAACTGTGGATAAAAGTCACTCTACCTCAAAGCACAAAAACATCTCTAGTATGCTGAGCAAATCAGACAGGGCGTCAGAAATCTCATCAGAAGGACAGATCAGCCTACAACAGTTTGCTCAGTCTACAGATATGCTCAAAAGAGTGGTACAGGAGCACATTCCTTTACCAAATGACCACGGGACTGGTATCTCTGATATGGAAGCGGTCTCAGCTGCAGAGACAATGAACAGCCCATCTGATTTTCCTTACCTGGGGGCTTTTCCCATAAACCCAGGCCTTTTCATTATGACCCCTGCTGGCGTGTTTCTGGCAGAGAGCGCGCTCCATATGGCTGGCTTGGCAGAGTACCCGATGCAGAATGAATTGGCATCTGCCATCAATTCTGGGAAAAAGAAACGGAAAAGATGTGGCATGTgccctccgtgccgaagacggaTAAACTGCGAGCAGTGCAGCAGTTGTAGGAATCGCAAAACTGGCCACCAGATTTGCAAATTCCGAAAATGTGAGGAACTCAAAAAGAAGCCGTCTGCAGCGCTGGAG GCTGCAACTGCTAAAAGGCGTAAGTCTCCCCCGCAGGACAAGTCCAGCTGTATAGTAACAGAACCCCAAAGACACTGA
- the CXXC5 gene encoding CXXC-type zinc finger protein 5 isoform X1: protein MSNSGAPQDAGNKPNMLDRNNQEDSQPPVNSERRNKSGIISEPLNKSLKKSRPLSHYSTFSSSSLVSEHSEKGTSLANGNEATTVDKSHSTSKHKNISSMLSKSDRASEISSEGQISLQQFAQSTDMLKRVVQEHIPLPNDHGTGISDMEAVSAAETMNSPSDFPYLGAFPINPGLFIMTPAGVFLAESALHMAGLAEYPMQNELASAINSGKKKRKRCGMCPPCRRRINCEQCSSCRNRKTGHQICKFRKCEELKKKPSAALEIFLFCVDFSFSFFPPPKAATAKRRKSPPQDKSSCIVTEPQRH, encoded by the exons ATGTCTAATTCTGGCGCCCCTCAAGACGCTGGTAACAAGCCCAACATGTTGGACAGAAATAACCAAGAGGACTCGCAACCCCCTGTCAACTCCGAGAGGAGGAACAAAAGTGGGATCATAAGTGAACCTTTGAACAAAAGTCTTAAGAAATCGCGTCCGCTCTCCCACTACTccaccttcagcagcagcagcttggtaagCGAACATTCAGAGAAAGGAACCTCCTTAGCTAATGGCAATGAAGCAACAACTGTGGATAAAAGTCACTCTACCTCAAAGCACAAAAACATCTCTAGTATGCTGAGCAAATCAGACAGGGCGTCAGAAATCTCATCAGAAGGACAGATCAGCCTACAACAGTTTGCTCAGTCTACAGATATGCTCAAAAGAGTGGTACAGGAGCACATTCCTTTACCAAATGACCACGGGACTGGTATCTCTGATATGGAAGCGGTCTCAGCTGCAGAGACAATGAACAGCCCATCTGATTTTCCTTACCTGGGGGCTTTTCCCATAAACCCAGGCCTTTTCATTATGACCCCTGCTGGCGTGTTTCTGGCAGAGAGCGCGCTCCATATGGCTGGCTTGGCAGAGTACCCGATGCAGAATGAATTGGCATCTGCCATCAATTCTGGGAAAAAGAAACGGAAAAGATGTGGCATGTgccctccgtgccgaagacggaTAAACTGCGAGCAGTGCAGCAGTTGTAGGAATCGCAAAACTGGCCACCAGATTTGCAAATTCCGAAAATGTGAGGAACTCAAAAAGAAGCCGTCTGCAGCGCTGGAG ATTTTCCTCTTTTGTGTggacttttctttctcttttttccccccaccaaagGCTGCAACTGCTAAAAGGCGTAAGTCTCCCCCGCAGGACAAGTCCAGCTGTATAGTAACAGAACCCCAAAGACACTGA